One part of the Fusobacterium sp. DD2 genome encodes these proteins:
- the priA gene encoding primosomal protein N': MRYYKIYVDNTKGLYTYCDKNDEFEIGERVLVSFRNRRRSGIIIVRDSDDPKEFKVLPIEKRMENSLKLSQEYIKLLIWIKKYYMSSYDQVITAAIPSGLSIKYDNFYTLCSFDKVFEDREMNMELQDFLYSRLKVTKGTLNKNFGKEIINEMISNGTLFKDRSNIFLNRELDSYPDKYKKIVNYFNERLKIGEKTLNEKFNEEDIKYIVKNGYVTYGKELVKRNEIQVDETDENIRERNTKLNEEQEKAKDDILNGSHGFYLIKGVTGSGKTEVYISIIKDAFQKGKGSIFLVPEISLTPQMIGRFKGEFKENIAILHSKLTQKERAEEWYSIYNGNKKIVLGVRSAIFAPVKDLGYIILDEEHENTYKQDSNPRYNAKQVAIMRGLYENAKVILGSATPSIETYFYAQNDMLKLVELKNRYNDAKMPSIELIDMKEEEDLYFSKKLLDEIRAALLRKEQILLLLNRKGYSTYIQCADCGHVEECPHCSIKYSYYASQGVLKCNYCGKVIKYTGHCSKCGSKNLVHSGKGVERVEEEIKKYFDVNIIRVDSEVSKDRDFFNKVYYDFLNKKYDIMIGTQLISKGLHFPDVTLVGVINADTILNFPDFRAGEKTFQLMLQVAGRAGREEKQGKVLIQTYQPESVIFQKIAANNYEEFYKYEIENRDLLEYPPFGKVINIGLSSKYEKYLEKFAVDFFNDIKYDKVEMYGPMKSLVYKVKDRFRYNIFVKGKKKDINNFKKILKNKLRKYERETKIRVVVDIDPINLI, encoded by the coding sequence CTTTTAGAAATCGTAGAAGATCTGGAATTATAATTGTTAGAGATAGTGATGATCCAAAAGAATTTAAAGTTCTTCCAATAGAGAAGAGAATGGAAAACTCGTTAAAATTATCACAAGAATATATCAAACTTCTTATATGGATAAAAAAGTATTATATGAGTAGTTATGATCAGGTCATTACTGCTGCAATACCTAGTGGACTTTCTATTAAGTATGATAATTTTTATACTCTGTGTTCATTTGACAAAGTTTTTGAAGATAGGGAAATGAACATGGAATTACAGGATTTTTTATATTCCAGATTAAAAGTAACCAAGGGAACATTAAATAAAAATTTTGGAAAAGAAATTATAAATGAGATGATTTCCAATGGAACTTTATTTAAAGATAGAAGTAATATTTTTTTAAACAGAGAACTAGATAGTTATCCAGATAAATATAAAAAAATAGTTAATTATTTTAATGAAAGATTAAAAATTGGAGAAAAAACATTAAATGAAAAATTTAATGAAGAGGATATAAAATATATAGTAAAAAATGGCTATGTAACTTATGGAAAAGAGCTTGTTAAAAGAAATGAAATTCAAGTTGATGAAACAGACGAGAATATAAGAGAGCGGAATACCAAGTTAAATGAAGAGCAGGAAAAAGCAAAAGATGATATTTTAAATGGTAGTCATGGCTTTTATTTGATAAAGGGAGTAACAGGTTCTGGGAAAACTGAGGTATATATAAGCATAATTAAAGATGCTTTTCAAAAGGGAAAAGGAAGTATTTTTTTGGTTCCTGAGATATCTCTGACTCCTCAGATGATAGGAAGGTTTAAAGGCGAATTTAAGGAGAATATAGCAATACTTCACAGTAAATTGACTCAGAAAGAAAGAGCTGAGGAATGGTATAGTATATATAATGGAAATAAAAAGATTGTTTTAGGAGTAAGATCTGCTATATTTGCCCCTGTAAAGGACTTAGGGTATATAATTCTGGATGAAGAGCATGAAAATACTTACAAACAGGATAGTAACCCCAGATATAATGCTAAACAGGTAGCTATAATGAGAGGACTATATGAAAATGCAAAAGTGATACTAGGGTCTGCTACCCCATCTATTGAGACATATTTTTATGCACAGAATGATATGCTTAAATTAGTTGAGTTAAAAAACAGATATAATGATGCTAAAATGCCAAGTATTGAGCTAATAGATATGAAAGAGGAAGAGGATCTTTATTTCAGTAAAAAACTTTTAGATGAAATAAGAGCTGCACTTCTTCGAAAAGAGCAGATACTACTTCTTTTAAATAGGAAGGGATATTCTACCTATATTCAATGTGCTGATTGTGGGCATGTTGAAGAGTGTCCACATTGCTCGATAAAGTATAGTTATTATGCAAGCCAAGGGGTATTAAAGTGTAATTATTGTGGAAAAGTAATCAAATATACTGGGCACTGCAGTAAATGTGGAAGTAAAAACTTGGTCCACAGCGGTAAAGGTGTGGAAAGAGTCGAAGAGGAGATAAAAAAATATTTTGACGTAAATATTATCAGAGTGGATTCAGAAGTTTCAAAAGATAGAGATTTTTTTAACAAAGTATATTATGACTTTTTGAATAAAAAATATGATATAATGATAGGGACACAGCTTATATCAAAGGGACTCCATTTTCCAGATGTAACTTTAGTTGGAGTAATAAATGCAGATACAATATTAAATTTTCCAGATTTTAGAGCTGGAGAAAAGACCTTTCAACTTATGCTACAGGTGGCAGGCCGTGCAGGACGTGAAGAAAAACAGGGGAAAGTTTTGATTCAAACCTATCAACCTGAAAGTGTGATTTTTCAAAAAATAGCAGCAAATAATTATGAAGAGTTTTATAAATATGAAATTGAAAATAGGGATCTTTTGGAGTATCCACCATTTGGAAAGGTTATAAATATAGGTCTTTCTTCTAAGTATGAAAAGTATTTAGAGAAATTTGCTGTGGATTTTTTTAATGATATTAAATATGATAAAGTTGAAATGTATGGGCCTATGAAGAGCCTTGTATATAAAGTAAAAGATAGATTTAGATATAATATATTTGTAAAAGGAAAGAAAAAAGATATAAATAACTTTAAAAAAATATTAAAAAACAAACTTAGAAAATATGAGAGAGAAACTAAGATAAGGGTAGTTGTAGATATCGACCCGATAAATTTAATATAG
- the def gene encoding peptide deformylase, giving the protein MIYEIKKYGSTVLRDEAQNVEKIDEEIKEILENMVGTMYATKGVGLAAPQIGVSKRMFVCDKGDGNVRKIINPVITPLTDELAECEEGCLSVPGIYKKVRRPSKIKIEYTNVDGEKVEEILDDFLAIIMQHEYDHLDGVLFVDKVSPIAKRMIFKKLQNLKKETKKAEQAEE; this is encoded by the coding sequence ATGATATACGAAATTAAAAAATACGGAAGTACAGTTTTGAGAGATGAGGCTCAAAATGTAGAAAAAATAGATGAGGAAATCAAAGAAATACTTGAAAACATGGTAGGAACAATGTATGCTACAAAGGGAGTTGGACTTGCAGCTCCACAGATAGGTGTAAGCAAAAGAATGTTTGTTTGTGATAAAGGGGATGGGAATGTAAGAAAAATAATAAACCCAGTGATTACTCCACTTACTGATGAACTTGCTGAATGTGAAGAAGGTTGCTTAAGTGTTCCAGGTATTTATAAAAAGGTTAGAAGACCATCTAAAATTAAGATTGAATATACAAATGTTGATGGTGAAAAAGTAGAAGAAATTTTAGATGATTTTTTAGCAATAATTATGCAACATGAATATGACCATTTAGATGGTGTTTTATTTGTTGATAAAGTGTCACCAATTGCTAAAAGAATGATTTTTAAGAAATTACAAAACTTGAAAAAAGAAACAAAAAAAGCTGAACAGGCGGAGGAATAG
- a CDS encoding septum formation initiator family protein, whose translation MKIIRSIFWTGLLVAWVAFFGPYICRSYVKLGKLKNEEKQLKERITALKEEINDYNSKIGLMGDDFQKEKIARDRLLMIKEQEEIYRFINKK comes from the coding sequence ATGAAAATAATCAGGAGTATTTTTTGGACTGGATTGTTGGTGGCATGGGTGGCTTTCTTTGGACCATATATATGTAGAAGCTATGTTAAGTTGGGAAAATTGAAAAATGAAGAGAAGCAACTTAAAGAACGAATTACAGCATTGAAGGAAGAGATAAATGATTACAACAGCAAGATAGGACTAATGGGTGATGATTTTCAAAAAGAAAAAATAGCCAGAGACAGACTTCTAATGATAAAAGAACAGGAAGAGATTTACAGATTTATTAATAAAAAATAG
- the glpX gene encoding class II fructose-bisphosphatase, with protein sequence MKRELALEFARVTEAAALAAHKWVGRGDKEAADQAAVDAMRTMLNRISIDGEIVIGEGEIDEAPMLYIGEKVGRANQENPEIEVGETPDECSPVDIAVDPVEGTRMTAQGQANAITVLAVADKGSFLKAPDMYMEKLIVGPEAKGVIDLNKPLMENINNVAKALNKKLNELMIVILDKPRHTQIIKDLQKLGIKVYALPDGDVAGSILTCLVDSDVDMLYGIGGAPEGVISAAVIRALGGDMQARLKLRNEVKGVTLENDKISNYEKSRCEKMGLKVGEVLKMDDLVKDDEVIFSATGITNGDVLEGIKRKGNIARTQTLVVRGRTKTVRYINSIHNLDYKDPKITHLVK encoded by the coding sequence ATGAAAAGAGAATTAGCACTTGAATTTGCTAGGGTAACAGAAGCAGCAGCTTTAGCAGCTCACAAATGGGTAGGTAGAGGAGACAAAGAGGCAGCTGACCAGGCAGCTGTAGACGCAATGAGAACTATGTTAAATAGAATCTCTATTGATGGTGAGATTGTTATAGGAGAGGGAGAAATTGATGAAGCTCCTATGTTATACATTGGTGAAAAAGTTGGAAGAGCTAATCAAGAAAATCCAGAAATAGAAGTTGGAGAGACTCCTGATGAGTGTTCACCAGTTGATATTGCAGTGGATCCAGTAGAAGGAACTAGAATGACAGCACAAGGACAAGCAAATGCTATTACAGTACTTGCTGTTGCAGATAAAGGAAGTTTTTTAAAAGCTCCAGATATGTACATGGAAAAGCTTATAGTTGGCCCAGAAGCAAAAGGGGTAATTGATTTAAATAAACCTTTAATGGAAAATATCAACAATGTTGCAAAAGCTTTAAATAAAAAATTAAATGAGTTAATGATAGTAATACTTGATAAACCAAGACATACTCAAATCATAAAAGATTTACAAAAATTAGGAATAAAAGTTTATGCACTTCCTGATGGAGACGTTGCAGGATCAATTTTAACATGTCTTGTTGACTCAGACGTAGATATGTTATATGGAATAGGAGGAGCACCAGAAGGAGTTATCTCAGCAGCTGTAATAAGAGCTCTAGGTGGGGATATGCAAGCTAGATTAAAACTTAGAAATGAAGTTAAAGGTGTAACATTAGAAAATGACAAAATCTCTAACTATGAAAAGAGCAGATGTGAAAAAATGGGATTAAAAGTTGGAGAAGTATTAAAAATGGATGATCTTGTAAAAGATGATGAAGTAATATTTTCAGCAACTGGAATTACAAATGGAGATGTTCTTGAAGGAATAAAAAGAAAAGGAAACATTGCAAGAACTCAGACTCTAGTAGTAAGAGGAAGAACTAAAACAGTAAGATATATTAATTCTATTCATAATTTAGATTACAAAGATCCAAAGATAACACACTTAGTAAAATAA